Within the Fundidesulfovibrio soli genome, the region CGTGCGTCCGCACGGCCTCGTCGATCCTCTCCAGCCGGGCCGGGGTCTCTTCGATGAAGACGTCGAAGATCTCCATCAGCAGTTCCCTGTCGTCCTCCAGACGTTCCATCAGTTTGGGCAAATTGAGAAGATCAGCGTGCGACATGGGTATCCCCTATATTGAACCCGGCAGAGGCATCAACCCTTTTCAGGCGCGTCCTGGACGAGCGCGGGCACCGGCGTCAGGCGCAGCACCACGTCCGTGCCGTGGCCCTCGCGGCTGGCGATCTCCACCTGGCCGCCCCAATCCTCCACGGCCTTGCGGATCATGGCCAGGCCCAGGCCGTATCCCTTGTGCTTGGTGCCGAAGAAGGGGCTGAACACGTGCTCCAGCACTCCCTGGGGCATGCCTTTGCCCGTGTCCGAAACGGCTATGCGCACGAAGCCGGCGTCCATGCCCACGCGCACCACGACCCTGCCTTCGCCCTCGATGGACTCCACGGCGTTGGCCACAAGGTGCATCACGGCGCGGCGAAGGACGTCCTCGTGGGCCACGGCCCTGGGCACGCGGCAATGGTCCTCCGACTCCAGGGCGACGCCTTTGGGTATGAAGCCCTGGCGCAACACTCCCAGGGCCTCGCGCACCACTGCGCAGACGTCCACCTCGCCGGGAACGTCGGCCCCAGGCCGGGCGAACCCGATGATGTCCTTGAGGATCGCGTCCAGCCGGGCGGTCTCCTCCAGGATGATCTTCACCTTCTCGCGCTCCCGCTCCGAGATGTTGGGCGACTTGAGCAGCGAGTTGGTGAACCCTCCGATGGCGAAGAGCGGGTTCCTGATCTCATGGGCCAGATAGGCGGAGAGGCGCTCAACCACGCCGATCTTCTCGCTCTGCTGGAGCCGCTTCTCGTACTCCGTGCGCGAGGTGATGTCGCGGCGCATGACCATGACGTGGCCTATGGAGCGCGAGGCGTCGTATATGGGGTAGGCGTACTCCCTGAAGTAGAGCATGCGTCCGTCCTTGCTGACCCGCGTCTCCAGGGACTCCGCCTTCTGCCCGGTGCTGAGGGCGGTGTAGAAGGGGCAGGAGCGCTTATCGGGTTCGCAGAAGGGCATGTCGTCGCGCACGGCCTGCACTTCGTAGCAGGGCTTGCCCAGGAAGGACTCCTTGGGTTGGCCGAGGCGGGCCTCCACGTTGCGGTTGGCGTCCACCACACGACCCTGGCGGTCCAGCAGGAGGATGTCTTCAGGCACCTCGTTGACGATGGCCTGCAGGAGCACGCGCTGGCTGTCCAGGCTGGCCTGGCAGCGGGCGTTGACCTCGGCGAATTTCTCCAGCGCGCAGAGGAAGAATGTGGCGGTGTGGTCGATGAAGGCCACGCCGTCGGGCAGCTCGGCCATGATCTGCTTGACCTTGTGCCGCTTGCCCGCCAGTTCGATGAGCAGGTTGATGTCCGGGTGGGCGGCCATCATCTCCCGCCAGGTGTTGTACACGGGCAGGCCCGCCACCCGGCGGTCGCGCATCTTCTCGGTCTCGGTTCCCGGCTCCGAGAGCCCGACGAGGGTCATGGGCGGCAGGAACTCCGCCGCCGTCTGGCCGCAGACGATGTCCAGGATGGCCCGGAAGCCCGGCCCCGTGCCGATGAGGCCCACAGTGAAGCCCACATCGTCCATTTCCCACAGGCAGTAGCCGTCGGGCAGCCGATCACCCATCGCCAGCCCTCCCCTGTGCGGCCAGCACCCGTTCGTAAAGTTCCTTCACCGTGAGGCCCTTGAGCCGGGCCGCGGCCCTGCGGGCCATCTCCTTGGGCTTGCCCCCAGCGGCGACCTCGGCGGCCAGCACGCTCTCCACGTCGTCCTCGCCGGGCTGGGCCTTCTCGAGTTCCGGCCCCAGCACCACGGTCAGCTCGCCCAGCAGGTCGAGCTCCTTGTCCGCCAATTCGGAAAGCCTGCCCGTGATGAACTCCTCGTGGGTCTTGGTCAGCTCGCGCGCAATGACGCACTCGCGTTCGCCCAGGGCTTCCAGAGCGGCGGCCAGGGACTTGGCCAGCCTGTCCTTGCGCTCGAAGAAGACCAGGGTGCACCCGGCGGAGGCGAAGCGGGCGAAGGCCTGGCGCACGTCCCCGGCCTTGCGCGGCAGGAAGCCCAGGAAGGTGAAAGGCTGCGGGGCCAGGCCCGATGCGCACAGGGCGGCCATGACGGCCGACGGCCCGGGCACGGGGCGCACGGGGTGCCCGGCCTCCCGGCAGGCGCGCACCAGCAGGAAGCCCGGGTCGGAGAGCACGGGGGTGCCCGCGTCGGAGATAAGGGCGGCGTCGCCGCCCTGCTCCAGGTGGCTGAGCACCTGGGGCACGCGGCCCTGCTCGTTGTGGTCGAAGAGGGAGAGGAAGCGGCGCGGCTCCATGCCTTGGGTGGCGAACAGGCGCGCGGCGCGGCGGGTGTCCTCGCAGAGGATCATGCCCGCCTGCTCCAGAATCTGCCTGGCGCGGGGGGAGAAGTCCTGAGGGTTCCCCAGGGGCGTGGCCACGATCCAGAGTGTCCCGGAGGAAGCGTTCATGGGCTATTTATCACATGCGCGCACTCCGATTGCAAGTGCGCTTGACTCCAATTGGCCCGGGGGATAGGCGTGAAGCATGTCTACCGAAAACGTGCGCGACGCGGCATACTCCACGGGCTATATTTCCATGGCCAATGCCGGGGGCCTTGTTCAGGGCGACCCCCAGCAGGCCGCCGTGGCAAAGTTCGAGCGCGCCCCGCTGCCGCCCTCGCCCGTCTCGGTCAACGCCTGGAGCCACGCCTTCGAGCAGACCGAGAAAGGGCGCATCATCGGCAACGTGGTCATCTGACCGCAAGGGACTCCCCGCCTCGCAAAGCCGCACCGTTGCGGCTTTTTTCATTCCTAAGCGCCCCATTCACTGAGCGGACTGACTTCATTCTTAAAAACTTTTCGCATTGAGCCGCTTCGCGGGCGGCCGGGCGTTGCGCGCGGCTGACGGCGCGATCTCGCGCTGCCGCTTCGGCAGAGGGGCGCAGCCCCGGCAGCTTGATCGCGGCGGCGGACGCACGCAACGCCCGGCTGGCCGGTACAAGCCCAGCTTTCTTCCGGGTTACCAGGGCTGCCAGCCGCCGCCCCGCCCCCTTCCCTTCCCGTCCGCCGCGAAATCCGCCTGGAAGGCGTCCGGCACATGCTCGGCCGTCAGCCGCTCCCCGTCGGACACTACGCTCACCACGTCGAAACGGCAGGGCCGCTCCCACCAGCCCCTGGAGGAGAGGAACTCGCTCGCCGCGCGGATCAGCTTGCCCCGCTTGCGCCCGTCCACGGCCTCGGCCCCGCTGCCCAGGCTGCCCAGGCCGCGCGTCTTGACCTCCACGAAAACAACGGTGTCCCCGTGCTGGCACACCAGGTCCAGCTCGCCGGTGCGGCAGCGGAAGTTGCGCTCCAGCACCCGCATCCCGGCCCGGCGCAGCAGGCGCTCGGCGGCCTCCTCGCCTTCGCGCCCCAGGGTCAGATGCCCGGCAGGCACGGGCGCTCCTGGAGCACGGCCTTCGGCTCCGGCCGCACGCCCCGGAAGGTCATGCGGTGCTGGGCGCATGGCCCCAGCCGGATGATGGCCTCGCGGTGAACCTTGGTGCCGTAGCCCTTGTGCTCGCCGAAGCCGTAGCCGGGGAAGCGTTTCTCCAGCTTGGTCATGATGCGGTCGCGGAAGGTCTTGGCCAGGATGGACGCGGCCGAGATGGCCGGGATGCGCGCGTCCCCCTCCACCTCGGCCCGCTGGCGCAGGGAGTGCAGGTGCAGGAGGCGGCTGGGGATGATCTTGTCTCCGTCCACCAGGACGAGGGTGGGCCGCGCCCCCAGCAGGGCCAGCGCCCTGGACATGGCCGCGAAGGTGGCCTGCAGGATGTTGACGCGGTCGATCTCCGGCGCCCAGGCCACGCCGAGGCCCCAGGCCACGGCCTGGGCCTTGATGGACGGTTCCAGCGCCAGCCGCCCGCGTTCGGTGAGCTTCTTGGAGTCCGTAAGGCCCGGCAGGTCGAACGTTTCCGGCAAGATCACGGCCCCGGCCACCACCGGCCCCGCCAGGCAGCCGCGCCCCGCCTCGTCGATGCCCACGATCACGCTGCGGCCTCCTGCACGGCCGGGCCAAGGGGCAGCCGGATGGTGAAGGTGGTGCCCTCGCCGGGTGCGGAGTTGGCCTGGATCGAGCCGCCGTGGCTGCTGGTGACGATGAAGTAGCTCACGGAAAGGCCCAGCCCCGTGCCCTCGCCCACTTCCTTGGTGGTGAAGAACGGCTCGAACACCTTTCCCAGCAGCGCCTCGTCCATGCCCGGGCCGTTGTCCGCGATGTCGATACGGGCCATGCCCGCCTCCACGCAGGTGCGCAGCACGATCCGGGGCGGCCGCGACCCCATGGCGTCACTGCCCTTGCTCAAGGCCTGGGCCGCGTTGCGCAGGATGTTCATGGCCACCTGTTCGATCTGCGTGGGTGAGCAATGCACGTGCGGCAAGTCCGTGCCGTATTCGCGCACAATCTCCACCTTGCGGAAATCGTACTTCTTTTTCATGTCGTAGTCGTTGGCGCACAGCTCCAGGGCCTTGTCCAGCAGGACGCTGATCTCCACGGGCACGTGGCCAGTCCCGGGCTTGCGGCTGAATTCGAGCATGTTGGCCACGATGCTGGCGGCCTTTTGACCGGCCTCACGCACGGCGTCCAGCAGCTCAAAAACCTGCCGCCGGGCGCAATAGTCCCTGATGGCGTCAAGCCCGCAGCCCACCTCCGCCGCCGCGCTCGCATTGGCCGGGATTCCGGCATCCAGGCGGCGGCGCAGGTTCTGTACGCTCTGCAGGATGCCCGCCAGGGGATTGTTGATCTCATGGGCCATGCCCGCGGCGAGTCCGCCCACGGACATCATCTTTTCCGTCTCGGCCATGATGGCGTACATCCGGGCACGCTCGTCGATGTCCACGGCGATGATCAGCAGGTAGGCCGCACCTGCCGTCTCTATCCGGCAGAAGGTGCACTCCGCCAAGCCCTTGCCTTCCTCCGCCCGGCGCAGGCGCAGGTCCGCACGCTGCGGGCCCTCGCCCGCCAGGGCCTTGCGCGCGGGGGAGGAGGGGTCCGCCGTGTTCCAGATGTCCAGGGAATGCAGAGTGTGGCCGAGCAGTTCCGCCTTGTCCATGCCCAGAAGCTCGGCGGCCGCGCGGCTGGCCATGACGCAGGCGCCGCCCGAGCAGTCGTAGAGCAGCACCCCCACCGGAGAGTGGTCCAGGATCATTTCGTTGAAGGCGAACGCCCGGCGCAGGGATTCCTCAGCGTCCATGCGGGCGGAAATGTCCGTATGGGTGCCGATCACGCGCAGGGGCGCCCCGGAGGCGTCGCGCGCCACCACCTTGCCCACCGCCAGGATCCAGCGGTAGCGGCCGTCCTTGCAGCGCAGACGGTGCTCCAGCACGTAGCTTGAGCTCTCGCCGGAAAGATAGCGCTGCACGGTCCTGATGGCGGCCTCCCGGTCGTCCGGGTGCAGCAACTCCCGCCACTGCTCGAAGTTATCCAGCAGTTCGTCCGGCGCGAAGCCGAGCATGGATTTCCAGCGGTCGGAGAAGAAGACCTTGCCGGTGGCCACGTTCCAGTCCCACACGCCCGCGCCTGCCCCTTCCAATGCGAACTGCCAGCGCTCGTCGCTTTCGCGCAGGGCCGCCAGCAGTTCGGAGAGCTCTCTTGTTTTTATGCGCACCCGGCGCCGCAACACGATGTTGAAACCGCCCAGCGCCGCGAGGCAGATGGCCACCCCGGCAATGGCGTAGCGGATGGCGCTGAGCACTTGGGAATTATAGAGCGGGACGCCCAGCCATTTGTTGTTGATGGCCTCCAGCTCCGAGCGGGGAATCCTGTCGAAACCGTTCTCCACCAGGAGTAGCAGATCCTGGCGGCCTTTTTTCACGGCGCGGTGGAACTCCCCCGAGTACAGGGTGAAGCCGAAGAGGTAGTCGTCGTCCAGGCCGTACTTGTAGAGGTAGTACAGGGCCGGGGGCTTATCCACGCAGAAGACCTTGACCACGCCGTCCCGGGCGGCCTTGATCACCTCCTCGTAGCTGCTGAACTCCATGACCGTGGCGATGCCGCGTCCGCGAAGCACGTCGATGCAGGCGTCCCCTGCCTTGACGCCTATGGTGAACCCATGGAGGGAATCGAGGTTGGTGATGCCGCTCAGATTCTTGTGGTAGAAGACGGGGACGTCCAACTGGGCGTAGGCCGGAGTGAAGTCGTAGACCCTGGACCGGGCTTCGTTCTCGAACATGGTGTCGATGACGTCCGCCCTGCCCTCGGCCATGATCTGCTGGGCCTTGTCCCAGTCGGTGGCAACCAGGTTCACCGCCACGCCCGTGGCCGCGGACCACTGCTTCCACTGATCCACCAGGACGCCCTGAAGATCGCCGCTCTGGGTGCGGAAGATGTACGGGGGGTAGTTGTCGTCCATGACGACGGTGATGGAGGCGGGCCGCGCCTGGGCCGGCGGCCCCGGCTGGGCGGAATGAACCGGCGGGGCAGCCTGCGGCGCGACTAGCGCCAGCGCGAAGGCAGCGATAAAGAGCACGAACCTCGCGCCGAACAGCACCGCTCTGATCCGTCCGCTCTTCACGTCTCCCCCCGTTTTCTTGCTGAAATGTGCCTGAAAACGTGGCGCGGGCGCAAGGGAAATCGCTTTTAAAGAGTCATTCCCAGGCAATGGAAACAGGGCAAGACCCCCTTGCGGGATCCTGCCCTGTCGGCTTCGAAGCTGGAAGGCGGCCCGGGCCGCCGTGCAGTCAAAGGAGGCCGTGCCCTGTGGGGCCGAAGGCCTAGTTGTTCCAGTCGTTCTTGGACTTGATGCGCGAGGCCTTGCCCTTGAGCTTGCGCAGGTAGTACAGGCGGGAACGGCGGACCTTGCCCTCGTTCACCACCTCGACGCGCTCGATGAAGGGCGAGTACATGGGGAACACGCGCTCCACGCCGACGCCGTCGGACACCTTGCGCACCGTGAAGGTGCAGTTGGTGGTGCCCTTGCGCAGGCGCAGTACGGCGCCCTGGAACACCTGGATGCGCTCCTTTTCGCCCTCGAGGATGCGGAAATGCACCTTCACCGTGTCGCCGGGCTTGAACGAAGGCATATCCAGGCGGATATGCTCGGATTCGATCTGACGGATGATGTTGCTCATGGCCTGTCTCCTTATGACTGGCTTCACGGGGAAGCTCAAAAAATGTCGCCCAAAATACGGTCCAGCAGGATGGCGCAGGCGGCCCGCACAGGCAGGTGGTTGTAACCGCCGTAGGGCCTCACCGGGGCCAGCAGCCCGTGGGTGAGGGCCAGGGCCTCGGGGGCCAGCCCCGATCCGGTGCCCAGCACCAGGAGCACGGGGCGCTCCTCTAGGGCCTGGCGCACGCCGCCCGGGGTCAGCGCGCCGTCCGGCCGGGCGCTGGTGGCCAGCACCAGCGGTTCCTGGCCGCATGACTCCGTCACGCCTGCAACCGCGTCTTCCAGGGTGGAAACCACCCTGACCATCCCGAAAGCCTCGGCCCTGTCGGGGTTGCCCTTGCCGCCCGCCCCGCCGGTCCAGTGACCGAGCAGAGTGGCCGCCAGAGCCTGCTGATCCTCCAGGGGAGTGACCGCAAAAAATCCCGCAAGACCATACGTTCGGGAAATGCGGGCTATATCGTGGAGGTCGAGGTTGGTCAAGGAAACAGTGACGGTGTGGCCCATTTTGTTCATCACGGGGCCATGCACCAGGGCCACGTGAAGGTTTCGCCCGGGCAGCGTCCTGCGCAGGGCGGCAAGATGCGCCCTGTCGCGCGGGTCCAGCCGGGCCTCGGCCAGCAGTTCGGGGCGCCGCGCCATGGTCTGCTCCAGGGACTGCTCCCTGCGCCAGCGGGCCACCTTGGCGTGGTCGCCGCCCAGGAGCACGGGGGGGACGCCCAGGCCCTCGTAGACCTCGGGGCGGGTGTAGTGCGGATATTCCAGCACCCCGTGAGAGAAGCTCTCCTCGTCGCCGGACTCCTCCTTGCCCATGAAGCCGGGCAGCAGGCGCGAGACGGCCTCGATCAGGCACAAGGAGGCGGACTCCCCGCCGGAGAGCACGAAATCCCCCACGGAGACCAGCTCGATGGGGTAAAGCTCCAGCAGGCGCTCGTCGATGCCCTCGTAGCGGCCGCAGAGCACGGTCAGCGCCGGTTCGGCCGCCAGTTCGCGGGCCAGGGCCTGGCTCATGGGCTTGCCGCGCGGCGAGAGCATGAGGATGCGGCCCGGGGCCTCCAGGGAGCGCAGGGCGCCGGCCAGGGGGTCGAGCATCATGACCATGCCGGGGCCGCCGCCGTAGGGGCGGTCGTCCACGGTGCGGTGCTTGTTTGTGGCGAAGTCGCGCGGGTTCACCAGGTTGAAGTCCACGATGCCCTGCTCCACCGCCTTGCCCAGCAGGGCGCAGGAGAGGGGGGAATCGTAGAATTCCGGGAACAAGGTGAGGATGTTGAAGCGCATTTTCTAATAATCACTTCGCAACAAGTCTAAAAACCTTTCACGTTCCCTTTTTGTTGTTAGCCTTAGGACACGCTGCGAAATTGATATCAGAATGTTTTTCTGTTCTTCCCACGCGGCATCCGAGTAGACCCTTTGCCCCGAGCGAATACTATTCGCAACACCTAGAACATGCTGCAGAAACCGTCCGGGGATTAACAAATCTTGTAGATCACACCATCCAGTGAGAAGTTTAGCCTTATTATATCTTGCTTCCAACAATGAATCGCACTTCTCGTCCTTACAAGCACAATACACCTTAATTATACCAACTCCATCTCTATCTTCTACACTCACCACATTACCAGAACATTCTTTCGTTATAGATTTTTTGAGCAAGTCCGCGCCACACACTTCGCACGGCAAGGGTACATACTCATCAACAACACAATGTATTGGTTTAATATTATCGTAAGACTGAGGAAAGTATCTCTGTAAAAGCATACTATGGAAGTCAAACAAAAGCCGCTTTTCAATCAATTTTTTGTCGTATATTTTGTACGATATTATCTCACCCCTCTCAACCAAGCGGTTAAGACGAGTATTTAAGCCAGCACTTGGGAGCGTAGAATACACGCCAATAAAGCAGTCTGCTCCAAAAGCCTTCATTCTCTCCAGAATATTTGACTCGTCGGATTCATTTACGGATTTGTCAGACACAGCATTATGCTTACAGCTGACCATGCTCAATAATTTGTGGTCAGACGCTAAGCCGGAAATTGTCTCAGAAACAATAAAATCCTTTCCTTCATCAGCCCCGCGATCTGGTGATGAGACGATTTTGAAACCAACATCTGCAAGGAAATCTCTAGCAAAAAGCTCCCAAATCTCAGGCGATGTAATTTCCTTGAAGTCTATCATGACTTACCCACGCCATAAGAAGTTGAGACAACAACACAATCGATTATGGAAACCAGATAAACACTTTACTACAAATACAACACCCCAGCGGAATCACTCCCCCGGCTGCGAAAGCTCCAGGAGCCCCTGCGGCGGGTCGATGACGATCCGCCGCTCCCCGGCGTCGATCTCGGGCACGGTCTCCTCGGTGGCGGGCAGCAGGATCTCGCGCCCGCCCTCGCCCCGGATCAGCCAGACGTCCTGCCCGGGCAGGTCCATGAAGCCCTCCAGCACGCCCACGGGCTCACCGCCGGGCAGCACCACGTCGAAGCCGACGATCTCGTGCAGATAAATCTCGTCGTCGTCGAGTTCGGGCAGGTCCTCCGGGCGCACCAGCACCTGGCAGCCGCGCAGGGCCTCGGCGGCGTCGCGGTCGGCGACGCCCTTGATCGTGAGCAGCATCCTGCCCTGATGCGGCCTGCTCGTGAGAATCTCCACGACGCGGTCCGCGCCCTTGGCGGGGCGCAACCACACCTTGCCGCCGGGCGCGTAGAGCGAAGGGGAGTCAGCGTGGTTCTCCACGCTGAACTCCCCCCGGATTCCGTGTGGCTTGACGACCTCGCCGATGACCACCATGTCTTTCGCGGCCAATTCGGGAGCCTCCAGAAAGAAAAGGGAAAGCGAGCCCCTCCGTGAGGAGGGGCTCCGCCTATTCCAGGATTTCCAGCACTGAGCGCTTGCGCGCCTTGGTGGAAGCCGCGCCGAGGATGGTGCGCATGGCACGGGCCGTGCGGCCCTGCTTGCCGATGACCTTTCCCAGGTCCTCCTTGGCTACCTTGAGCTCGATGACGGACGTCTGTTCGCCCTCGACCTCGTTCACCTGGACCTGTTCCGGGTTATCCACCAGCGACTTGGCGACGTACTCTATGAGATCCTTCAGCATAATCGTGGCACCTCCGCGTGTTGGGCACGCGTCCCGGCGCCGCATCGCCCGCTGGGACTAGTTGTTCGAGCCGGCCTTGCGCAGCAGCGCCCTGACGGTGTCGGTGGGCTGTGCGCCGCGATCGACCCAGTACTTCAGCTTCTCGGCGTCGACCACCACTTCGGCGGGCTCCACCATGGGGTTGTAGTGCCCCACGTAGTCAAGGGCGCGACCGTCCCGGCGGGTGGCGCTGTCCATTGCGACGATGCGGTAGAAGGGACGTTTCTTGCTGCCCATTCTGGTCAGTCTGATTTTCATGGCCATGGTTCATTCACCCCCGATGAGGATATGTAACGTGTTTTACGGTTCTGGCAAGCCCGCCACGGCGACGATCCGGCGCGCGGGCAGGCCGCCTAGCGCTTTTTCTTCTTGCGCTTGTCCTTGTTCTTTTTCTTCTTGGTGGGGCTGCCCTTGCCCGACATGGCCTGGGCCATGCCCGCCATGCCTGGCATCCCGCCCATGGGCATACGCCCGGCGGGCATCGCGGGCATCTTGCCGCCGCCCATCATGCGCTGCATCATCATGCGCATCTGCTCGAAATTCTTCAAGAGCGCGGTGACGTCGCCCACCTGCACGCCGGAGCCCTTGGCGATGCGCTCCTTGCGGCTCTGGTTGATGATCTTGGGCTCCACGCGCTCGCGCTTGGTCATGGAGCTGATGATGGCCTCCAGCCGGGCCATCTCCTTCTCGGGCATCTGGATGTCGCCAAGCTGCTTGGTGAGCTTGCCCATGCCCGGGATCATCTTGAGGATGGACTCCAGGGAGCCGAGCTTCTTCACCCGGCGCATCTGGGTGCGGAAGTCGTCCAGGGTGAACTGGGCCTGGCGGAGCTTGCGCTCCATCTCCTGGGCTTCGGAGGTGTCGAACTCCTCCTGGGCCTTCTCGATGAGCGAGAGGATGTCGCCCATGCCCAGGATGCGCGAGGCGATGCGGTCCGGGTGGAAGATCTCCAGGTCGGAGGCCTTCTCGCCCATGCCCACGAACTTGATGGGCTTGCCCGTGACTTCCTTGATGGAGAGGGCCGCGCCGCCGCGGGCGTCGCCGTCCATCTTGGTGAGCACGACGCCGGTGATGTCCAGGCGTTCGTTGAAGCTCTCGGCCACGGTCACGGCGTCCTGGCCGGTCATGGCGTCGGCGACGAAGAGGATCTCGTTGGGGTTGACGGCCGCCTTGATGGCCGCCAGCTCCGCCATGAGGGGCTCGTCGATGTGCAGGCGGCCCGCGGTGTCCAGGATGATGACGTCGTGGCCCTGGCGCACGGCCTCTTCCACCGCGTCGCGGCAGATGTCCACGGGGTTCATGCCCGGCGTGGAGGGGTAGGCCGGCAGATCCAGCTGGGAGGCCAGCTTGTGCAGCTGCTCGATGGCCGCGGGGCGGTAGACGTCCGCCGGGACCAGGTAGGGCTTGCGCTTGTGCTGGCGGCGCAGCCACAGGGCCAGCTTGGAGGTGGTGGTGGTCTTGCCCGAGCCCTGCAGGCCGGTCATCATGATGATGAGCGGCTTGGCGCGGAAGTCCACGGTCTGGGCCTCGCCGCCGAGCAGCGAGAGGATCTCGTCGTGGACGATCTTGACCACCATCTGCCCGGGCGTGAGGGATTTCATCACGTCCTGGCCGAGGGCGCGCTCGCGCACGCGCTCGATGAAGGCCTTGACCACCTTGAAGTTGACGTCGGCTTCGAGGAGCGCAAGGCGCACCTCGCGCAGGGCGTCCTGGACGTTGGTCTCGTCCAGACGCGCGTGGCCGCGTATCTTCTTGAATACGGACTCTAAGCGGTCTTGCAGGCTCTCGAACATGGTCCCTTCTTGTGCCGGTAAAATTAAAGCCCTCTCGCCTACCGCAGGCAAGGGGGCCTGTCAAGGAAGAATTGCGCGCTCTTCCGGGCCTTTCAGCCCGCGATGGCCTTCTTGAACCCCTCCGCGGCGCCCAAAATCACCTTGGTGCCCACGCAGAAGGTCAGCCGGAAGTATCCGGGCATGCCGAAGCCCGAGCCGGGCACGGCCAGCACCCGCTCCTTGCAGAGCTTCTCCACGAAGGCCACGTCGTCGCCGCCCGGGGCCTTGGGGAAGAAGT harbors:
- the ffh gene encoding signal recognition particle protein, whose translation is MFESLQDRLESVFKKIRGHARLDETNVQDALREVRLALLEADVNFKVVKAFIERVRERALGQDVMKSLTPGQMVVKIVHDEILSLLGGEAQTVDFRAKPLIIMMTGLQGSGKTTTTSKLALWLRRQHKRKPYLVPADVYRPAAIEQLHKLASQLDLPAYPSTPGMNPVDICRDAVEEAVRQGHDVIILDTAGRLHIDEPLMAELAAIKAAVNPNEILFVADAMTGQDAVTVAESFNERLDITGVVLTKMDGDARGGAALSIKEVTGKPIKFVGMGEKASDLEIFHPDRIASRILGMGDILSLIEKAQEEFDTSEAQEMERKLRQAQFTLDDFRTQMRRVKKLGSLESILKMIPGMGKLTKQLGDIQMPEKEMARLEAIISSMTKRERVEPKIINQSRKERIAKGSGVQVGDVTALLKNFEQMRMMMQRMMGGGKMPAMPAGRMPMGGMPGMAGMAQAMSGKGSPTKKKKNKDKRKKKKR